CACCGGGTGGCGGTGCTGACCATCGACCCGTCATCGACCGTCTCGGGCGGCTCCATTCTGGGCGACAAGACTCGCATGGAAAAGCTCTCGGTCGAGGAACGTGCCTACATCCGTCCCAGCCCCTCCAGCGGCACCCTCGGCGGCGTCGCTGAAAAAACCCGTGAAGCCATGCTGGTCTGCGAAGCCGCCGGCTATGACGTGGTGATTGTCGAGACCGTCGGCGTGGGCCAGTCCGAAACCGCCGTTGCCAACATGACCGACATGTTCGTGGTCATGCAACTGCCCAACGCCGGCGACGACTTGCAGGCGATCAAGAAAGGCGTGATGGAACTGGCCGACCTGGTGGTCATCAACAAGGCAGACATCGACGCCAATGCCGCCATGCGCGCCGAGGCCCAGATCAAGTCCGCGATGCGCCTGTTCGGCCTGGTCAACAATGCCATGGCTAACAACAAAGGTGAGGCGCAAGCGGCTGATTTCGACAAGCAGTGGCATCCACAGGTGCTGCAGCTCAGCGCGTTGCACAACAAGGGCGTTGATGCCTTCTGGGCGGCGGTGATGCAGTTTAAAAATTTGCAGACGGCCAACGGCAAGCTGGCCAGCCGGCGCCAGCAGCAGGCGCTCTCATGGATGTGGGAGCGGATTGACACCGGCTTGAAGCACGCATTCCGGCACGACCCGGCGGTCGGCGCCATGCTGCCGTCCTTGCTGGAACAGGTCGGCAATGGCCGGCTTCCAGCCTCGACTGCAGCACGAAATCTGCTTTCTGCGCATGCGCAGCGGGCATAAGTAGCTATCAATTAAATAGCATAAAACCACAGCATAAAGAAAGCGAACCATGCAGGAAATTCTTGAGCAACTTGAAAGTAAGCGCGCTGCGGCCCGCCTGGGCGGTGGCCAAAAGCGCATTGACGCGCAGCATGGCAAAGGCAAGCTGACGGCGCGTGAGCGCCTGGATGTGCTGCTCGACGAAGGCACGTTCGAGGAATGGGACATGTTTGTCGAACACCGCTGCAGCGACTTCGGCATGCAGGACAACAAGATTCCGGGCGATGGCGTGGTCACCGGCTACGGCATGATCAACGGCCGGCTGGTGTTCGTCTTCAGCCAGGATTTCACCGTGTTTGGCGGTGCTTTGTCAGAAGCCCATGCCGAGAAAATCTGCAAGGTCATGGACCAGGCCATGAAGGTCGGCGCGCCGGTGATCGGCCTGAACGACTCGGGCGGCGCCCGCATCCAGGAAGGCGTGGCCTCGCTCGGCGGCTATGCCGACGTGTTCCAGCGCAACGTGATGGCCAGCGGCGTGATTCCGCAGATCAGCATGATCATGGGGCCTTCAGCCGGCGGCGCGGTGTATTCGCCCGCCATGACCGACTTCATCTTCATGGTCAAGGACAGCTCCTACATGTTCGTGACCGGCCCCGAAGTGGTCAAAACCGTCACGCACGAGGAAGTGACGGCCGAGGAGCTTGGCGGCGCCATCAGCCACACCACCAAAAGCGGCGTGGCCGACCTGGCGTTTGAAAATGATGTCGAAGCGCTGATCATGCTGCGCCGTCTCTACAACTACCTGCCGTTGAACAACCGCGAAAAAGCGCCGATGCGCCCCAGTGCCGACCCGGCGAACCGGATGGACATGAGCCTGGACACGCTGGTTCCCGAGAACCCGAACAAGCCCTACGACATGAAGGAACTCATCGCCAAAACCGTGGACGATGGCGATTTCTTCGAGATCCAGCCCGAGTACGCCAAGAACATCATCATTGGTTTTGCGCGCATGGAAGGCCAGTCGGTCGGCATCGTGGCCAACCAGCCGCTGGTGCTGGCCGGCTGCCTGGACATCAAGAGTTCGATCAAGGCGGCCCGATTTGTGCGCTTTTGCGATGCCTTCAACATTCCGGTGATCACTTTTGTCGATGTGCCCGGCTTCATGCCCGGCACGGCGCAAGAGTACGGCGGCATCATCAAGCACGGCGCCAAGCTGCTTTACGCCTACGCCGAATGCACGGTGCCGAAAATCACCGTGATCACCCGCAAGGCCTACGGCGGCGCGTATGACGTGATGAGTTCCAAGCACCTGCGCGGCGACGTGAACTTTGCCTGGCCGAATGCCGAGATTGCCGTGATGGGCGCCAAGGGTGCGGTCGAGATCATCTTCCGCGAGGACAAGGGCGACCCGGCCAAGCTGGCCGCCAAGGAAGCCGAATACAAGGCTAGATTCGCCAACCCCTTCGTCGCCGGCGCGCGTGGCTTTATCGACGACGTGATCCTGCCGCATGAAACCCGCAAGCGCATCTGCCGCTCGCTGGTGATGCTCAAAGACAAGAAACTTGAAAATCCGTGGCGCAAGCACGGGAACATTCCGCTGTAAGCGCCCGAGGAAAAGACTATGTTTACCAAAATTCTGATTGCCAACCGGGGCGAAATCGCCTGCCGCGTCATTCTCACCGCCCGAAAAATGGGCATCAAGACGGTTGCGGTGTATTCCGACGCCGACAAGGATGCGCGCCATGTGGAACTGGCCGATGAGGCCGTCAACATCGGTCCCGCGCCCAGCCGCGACAGCTACCTGCAGGCCGAAAAAATCATTGCCGCCTGCAAGCAGACCGGCGCGCAGGCCGTTCACCCCGGCTACGGCTTTCTGAGCGAAAACTCAGGCTTTGCCAAGCGGGTGGAAGAAGAAGGCATTGTCTTCATCGGTCCCAAGCATTATTCGATTGCCGCCATGGGCGACAAGATCGAGTCCAAGAAACTGGCCGGCGCGGCTGGCGTGAACTGTATTCCCGGCGTCAACGACGCGATTGAAACCGCCGAAAAAGCGGTGGAAATTGCCCAGGGTATCGGCTACCCGGTCATGATCAAGGCCAGCGCGGGCGGCGGCGGCAAGGGCTTGCGCGTGGCTTTCAACGACAAGGAAGCTTTTGAAGGCTTCACCAGTTGCCGCAACGAGGCGCGCAACAGCTTTGGCGACGACCGCGTGTTCATCGAGAAGTTTGTCGAGGAACCACGGCACATCGAGATTCAGCTGATCGGCGACAGCCATGGCAATGTCATTTACTTGAATGAACGTGAATGCTCGATCCAGCGCCGTCACCAGAAGGTGATCGAGGAAGCGCCGTCGCCCTTCATCAGCGACGAAACACGCAAGGCCATGGGCGAGCAGGCCGTGCAACTGGCCAAGGCGGTGAAATACCAGTCGGCCGGCACGGTCGAATTCGTCGTCGGCAAGGACCAGAGTTTTTATTTTCTGGAAATGAACACGCGCCTGCAGGTGGAGCATCCGGTCACGGAATGCATCACTGGGCTGGACCTGGTGGAGCTGATGATTCGCGTGGCGGCGGGCGAAAAGCTGCCGCTCACGCAAGATCAGGTGAAGCGCGACGGCTGGGCCATTGAATGCCGCATCAACGCCGAAGACCCGTTTCGCGGCTTTTTGCCTTCGACCGGCCGGCTGGTGCGGTTTCAGCCGCCGAAGGAAACCATGTTTGCCTCGGACACGTCGAAGTGGTTCGGCGTGCGGGTCGATACCGGCGTTCAGGATGGCGGCGAAATCCCGATGTTTTACGACTCGATGATTGCCAAGCTCATTGTTCATGGCACTGACCGCAACGATGCGATTGCGAAAATGCGCGAGGCCCTCAACAGCTTCGTGATTCGGGGCGTCAGCAGCAACATTCCGTTCCAGGCGGCCTTGCTGGCGCATCCGAAATTCGTCGCGGGTGACTTCAATACCGGCTTCATTGCCGAAAACTACGCCAACGGCTTTCGCGCCGAGGATGTGCCGCATGACGATGCCGATTTCCTGGTGGCGCTGGCCGCCTACGTCAATCGCCGCATCCGGGCCAGGGCTGCGGGCATCAGCGGCCAGTTGCCGGGCCATGGCGTCACGGTGGGCGAGGAATATGTGGTGATTGGCCTGGGCGACAGCGGACTGAATACGCCACGCCCTGCCGTGGTTCGCGATTACCAAGCCATTTCGGGCTCCAGCGCAGTCGAGACGGGCGCTAAGCGCTATGAAATATGTAGCGGATGGCATTTGGGCGGCGCGCGCATCAGCGGCACCGTGAATGGCCAGCCGTTTGCCGCGCAGGTTGAGCGTGGCGTGGGCCGGAATCCCCTGGCTCTGCGCATCATTCACAACGGCACCCGGCTCGATGCCATGGTGTTGTCGCCGCGCGCTGCCGAACTGCATGCCCTGATGCTTCACAAGGCGCCGCCTGACATGAGCCGCTATGTACTCTCGCCCATGCCGGGCCTGCTGGCCGAGGTGTCGGTGCAGGTGGGGCAAAAAGTCCAGGCTGGTGAACGCGTGGCCGTGATTGAAGCCATGAAGATGGAAAACGTGCTGTTTGCCACCGCCGATGGCGTGGTCGGCAAGGTGCTGGCCGCCAAGGGCGAGTCGTTGAGTGTGGACCAGCCGATTGTGGAGTTCGTATGAGCCCCCGCCCGTTCAAGGTTCTGGGCATCCAGCAAATCGCCATCGGCGGCACCAGCAAGGAGCGCCTGCGCACCTTGTGGGTGGACATGCTGGGTCTTGAAGTCACCGGCAATTTCGTCAGTGAACGCGAGAATGTCGATGAAGATATCTGCGCCATCGGCAGCGGCCCGTTCAAGGTCGAGGTCGATTTGATGCAGCCGGTGGATATTGAAAAAAAACCTGCCGTTCACACAACACCGCTCAACCATGTGGGGCTGTGGATTGACGATTTGCCCAAGGCGGTTGAATGGCTGACGGCGCAGGGCGTCCGTTTTGCGCCGGGTGGCATCCGCAAGGGGGCCGCCGGCTTTGACATTTGCTTCCTCCATCCCAAATCCAATGAGGCATTTCCTGTCTCCGGTGAAGGGGTGCTGATTGAGATGGTGCAGGCGCCGCCCGAAGTCATCAACGCCTTCGCAGCGATGAGCAAGGCGCACGCGGCATAAAGTCAGTCGCTGGAGTCGCTGGAGTCGCTGGCGTCGGACCGCCCGGCTTCAGCGGGGCGCGAGCAAGGCCCTGGCTGGGCCGTTCAAGGCTGGCTGATGGCCGCTTTTGCGTTGGTGCTCAGCCATGCCTTCAGTTCGGTTTGTGTGACCAGCCAGCTTTCATCGAGGTGCCGCGAGACCT
This DNA window, taken from Polaromonas hydrogenivorans, encodes the following:
- a CDS encoding VOC family protein yields the protein MSPRPFKVLGIQQIAIGGTSKERLRTLWVDMLGLEVTGNFVSERENVDEDICAIGSGPFKVEVDLMQPVDIEKKPAVHTTPLNHVGLWIDDLPKAVEWLTAQGVRFAPGGIRKGAAGFDICFLHPKSNEAFPVSGEGVLIEMVQAPPEVINAFAAMSKAHAA
- a CDS encoding acetyl/propionyl/methylcrotonyl-CoA carboxylase subunit alpha, with amino-acid sequence MFTKILIANRGEIACRVILTARKMGIKTVAVYSDADKDARHVELADEAVNIGPAPSRDSYLQAEKIIAACKQTGAQAVHPGYGFLSENSGFAKRVEEEGIVFIGPKHYSIAAMGDKIESKKLAGAAGVNCIPGVNDAIETAEKAVEIAQGIGYPVMIKASAGGGGKGLRVAFNDKEAFEGFTSCRNEARNSFGDDRVFIEKFVEEPRHIEIQLIGDSHGNVIYLNERECSIQRRHQKVIEEAPSPFISDETRKAMGEQAVQLAKAVKYQSAGTVEFVVGKDQSFYFLEMNTRLQVEHPVTECITGLDLVELMIRVAAGEKLPLTQDQVKRDGWAIECRINAEDPFRGFLPSTGRLVRFQPPKETMFASDTSKWFGVRVDTGVQDGGEIPMFYDSMIAKLIVHGTDRNDAIAKMREALNSFVIRGVSSNIPFQAALLAHPKFVAGDFNTGFIAENYANGFRAEDVPHDDADFLVALAAYVNRRIRARAAGISGQLPGHGVTVGEEYVVIGLGDSGLNTPRPAVVRDYQAISGSSAVETGAKRYEICSGWHLGGARISGTVNGQPFAAQVERGVGRNPLALRIIHNGTRLDAMVLSPRAAELHALMLHKAPPDMSRYVLSPMPGLLAEVSVQVGQKVQAGERVAVIEAMKMENVLFATADGVVGKVLAAKGESLSVDQPIVEFV
- the meaB gene encoding methylmalonyl Co-A mutase-associated GTPase MeaB yields the protein MEGVLRGNAAVQRRAIAKAITLLESTRADHRAQADELLTALLPHTGQSFRLGISGVPGVGKSTFIEVLGLYLIASGHRVAVLTIDPSSTVSGGSILGDKTRMEKLSVEERAYIRPSPSSGTLGGVAEKTREAMLVCEAAGYDVVIVETVGVGQSETAVANMTDMFVVMQLPNAGDDLQAIKKGVMELADLVVINKADIDANAAMRAEAQIKSAMRLFGLVNNAMANNKGEAQAADFDKQWHPQVLQLSALHNKGVDAFWAAVMQFKNLQTANGKLASRRQQQALSWMWERIDTGLKHAFRHDPAVGAMLPSLLEQVGNGRLPASTAARNLLSAHAQRA
- a CDS encoding acyl-CoA carboxylase subunit beta; amino-acid sequence: MQEILEQLESKRAAARLGGGQKRIDAQHGKGKLTARERLDVLLDEGTFEEWDMFVEHRCSDFGMQDNKIPGDGVVTGYGMINGRLVFVFSQDFTVFGGALSEAHAEKICKVMDQAMKVGAPVIGLNDSGGARIQEGVASLGGYADVFQRNVMASGVIPQISMIMGPSAGGAVYSPAMTDFIFMVKDSSYMFVTGPEVVKTVTHEEVTAEELGGAISHTTKSGVADLAFENDVEALIMLRRLYNYLPLNNREKAPMRPSADPANRMDMSLDTLVPENPNKPYDMKELIAKTVDDGDFFEIQPEYAKNIIIGFARMEGQSVGIVANQPLVLAGCLDIKSSIKAARFVRFCDAFNIPVITFVDVPGFMPGTAQEYGGIIKHGAKLLYAYAECTVPKITVITRKAYGGAYDVMSSKHLRGDVNFAWPNAEIAVMGAKGAVEIIFREDKGDPAKLAAKEAEYKARFANPFVAGARGFIDDVILPHETRKRICRSLVMLKDKKLENPWRKHGNIPL